One Malania oleifera isolate guangnan ecotype guangnan chromosome 9, ASM2987363v1, whole genome shotgun sequence DNA segment encodes these proteins:
- the LOC131164056 gene encoding uncharacterized protein At4g22758-like, which translates to MSSRSPIGRGRRAGGVPSAFDEALQALYPERHHLYVRRGGALLSEKLIPPPNGGGPHRLTKLLLKVTVQRSSGPVQVVISLENTVGDLIRAVLKMYAKEKRRPLLTETDPRRFELHYSQFSLESLKVGEKLTNLGSRDFFLCQKPPAANSLNLSCSDDANKAAQSAFPLTGFMDLLL; encoded by the exons ATGTCTTCTAGATCGCCGATCGGAAGGGGACGCCGCGCCGGCGGGGTTCCGTCGGCGTTTGATGAAGCGCTGCAGGCGCTCTATCCGGAGAGGCATCATCTGTACGTTCGCCGAGGCGGCGCTCTTCTCTCCGAGAAATTGATTCCGCCGCCGAACGGCGGTGGCCCTCATAGGCTGACGAAGCTGCTTCTTAAGGTCACCGTGCAGAGAAGTTCGGGGCCTGTCCAGGTGGTGATTTCGCTAGAAAATACGGTGGGAGATTTGATACGAGCGGTTCTGAAAATGTACGCGAAGGAGAAGAGAAGGCCGCTTTTGACGGAGACTGATCCTCGGCGTTTCGAACTTCACTACTCGCAGTTTAGTCTGGAAA GTTTGAAGGTGGGGGAGAAGCTAACCAACTTGGGGTCCAGGGATTTCTTCTTGTGCCAAAAACCGCCTGCAGCCAACTCTCTGAATTTGTCTTGCTCCGACGACGCCAACAAGGCAGCCCAGTCTGCATTCCCGCTGACAGGGTTCATGGATCTCTTGCTCTAG